The genomic segment tattatatgattccaattGGGTGACActgtttaaaaagtaatattacaAAGACGGTAAATAGATGACTAGTTGCAAGAGATACCACATAAAGAGTGAATATTAAtgtgtgaaaaatgaaaacatgcaaacaaaaaaaacccacccaaacAGCATTTGAGAGGTTGGGAGATACAAGGATGGAAAGCAGGCAGTGAATATTACAAATGAAACAACCTCACTGAATGAGTTTCAAGAAAATGTCTTAAGTAAGTAGCTTGGGAAATGAGTGGAGTCTGTAAGattaaaagcagggacttccctggtggtgcagtggttaagaatcctcctgccaatgcaggggacatgggtttgatccctggtccgggaagatcccacatgccaccgagcaactaagcctgtgcaccgcaactactaagcctgtgctctggagcccacgaacCATAACTTTTgcgtccatgtgccacaactactgaagtcctcatgcctagagcccatgctctgcagcaagagaagccaccacaatgagaaagaagcccgtgcactacaatgaagagtagaccacgcttgccacaactagagaaaacgtgtgcagcaacgaagacccaaaacagccaataaataaataaatttattttaaaaaaagactgaaggCAAAAGGATCTCTCCATAGAAATGTACTCTAAGTGATCAAGCTGTCCCGTATGGAAATATGGGTTAATAATTCTGAAACTGCTTTAGATATAAACTGGCATTtaacaattaaataaatggatggcAGATGGAGAGAAGCATGTTTCTCACTATTACAGTGTGAAGATAAATAAGAGGATGAGGTTAGAATGATTTATGTGGTAATATCAGCATTGGAGACACCAGTATGAATTCATATTTAGCTCATAGAGATGGTTACATATTGAAATTTTACAGATATGTGTGCATACATAGGTTAGTATACACtcctatatttcttttctctgtcagCTGGAAGGCCTAGAAGTAATGACAACCCAGTAGCAACAAACACCCAGCACtaagatcttggtttctaatgccATTGTCCAATTAAAGGAAGTGGAGCATCTTGGAGAAGTGGTTGATTCTAGTGGTAGGACTGGAACTATAGAAGATGAACCAGGAGAATCTTGTAGTGCAGGTATATAAGCAGCTGCTAAAAGCAATTAAACACTCATGCACACAcgcgggcacacacacacaatgacagAAAAATGTCAGAGGTATAAAGGAGGCAACTGAAAGAGCTCCTGATGTCCAAAGTGGAAaaatttgaacaacaaaataaatgaagtagtaTTGGATTAcaacccaaaatataaaataaacatacaagTCTACATTGACATAAACaaatggttgaatgaatgaataaatggaagatAATAGACAAATATCCCATGCAGaagaattacaaataatttatgtagacaCTCCACCCTTCAAGGAGATGAAACACATAGCAATTTCCATCTAAAAAGTACAGCATGGAACAGAGTAGAgtagtggagaaacctgacaaatacTCCCTCAGCCAGGTCATCAAGGTTAATGTCAACAGAGATAAGCCATGAGAGAGTAATGTAGCCTTGATATCATAGGATGAACTTGGTATCTTACTTCTGTGTCTTTTTCCCTAAAACCTGTAACCTGAACCTAAAAAATGTCAGGCAAATTGCAAAAGAGGtttattctacaaaatatctgacaaTTAATCCTCAgaattgtcaaggtcatcaaaaacaagaaatgtCTGAGAAACGGTCACAGTTGAGAGTGACATAAGGACAAATGAGGACATTTCTTGTGGTTTCCTGGATGGACACAAAGAGGGCATTAGGTAAGAACTAGTGGGAATAAATAAGAactttaatttccaaaaaaaaaaaaaaaaaatcactttcaacCAAGAGTCATGCACTATATCTTCtattcatgtttatttatttttatcatcagcTGTGAGTTAACCTCAGCCACACTGCTCCTGCAGTCTCAGAGTGCTGGAAAGAAAATAGTCTGTTCTTACTGTTAAGTGCCTTTCCCTAACATTAGCTGCCATACAGGAAAACCGAGCACTCTCAAGCTGCCAGTTGGAATGTATCAGTATAACTAGATTTGATGCCACCATGGAAACCAGAGCTTGCTCCAACCTGTTGACTGGTTTCTATAGCTGTCATGGTGAAAACAAGTTTGTTCCTGACAGATAGCTAGGAATTTGAACTGGGCTTGAACTTGATTGTAAACTGGTGTATCTCTTGCAGAAAGCAGtggttctttttcagaatttttaattcATGAATTTAAACTAGCTCTACTTCCTTTGTCTGAAGCATCACCTCTACCTTATACACAGTAATTTCCAGAGTgcaattaatctttttttccagGCAGCGTTTATAAGCAAACAATTCATTCTCTAAGTGACAGCCTGTTGCTTGGACTATTAATATAAACCTTAAAGGTTTAAATTATCTTACTTAGGAAATTAAAATCCAATCATtcactcaacacatatttattgaacatataCTATATTCTAAGCACTCCACTAAGCATTAGAATCTTTCGAAGCTAAACTCCCTGCTTTTCTAATGTTTCCCATCTAGTTGGGGAGGTAAAAGAACAGACCTAATGTTTCTAATTCAAGACAGTATATGGTGGTTACTCTGACAGCATTATAAACTTCTTAAGTAGACCAGGACATTGTGGGCTGGGATTATTAGGAAAGACTTCTTTGAAAGCCTCGAGAATGCCATTAACTAGAACCAGTAGTAGAGGCCATTCCAGAAGAACGAATGGAAAAGGCAGGTGGCAAAACAGGGCAAGTATATCAGAGGATGAAAACTGGAGCCGTCTGCTCTGAGTAGTGTTAtagagggggtgaggagggaaggaTATATGACATAGATTGGGTTCTTTGTGTGCGAAGCAAAACAGTTTGAACTTTATTTGGTAGGCGATGTGGAGCCATCGGAAGGAGGCGCTTCTGGTTCTGTGTTGTCATCAGAGTGGTCGTTAAGAAAAATTACTCTGGCAGCGTGTAGAGGACAGATAGAATTTAGTGGTAGCACACCTAGAGTGGAAAGTGAGAGCCTGAACAAAAGCAGACTCTGGGCTGTGGGATGAGAAAGCAGGAAACTAGTATGGGAGACATGAGGTAATTACAAATGACGTTTCAAGCCTGGGTGAAGAAAGTTTGGAtagcagaggaagagagaaccggagcagagtttctgcaggaaggTCCTGAGACTGACACCGTGACGACCATCCTTCCCAGCTAATTCTTCCCAGTTAACGTCCAGGGGAGAGGCATTAGTTGAATTACACAACATTCGATATtctctacatatttttttctggctCCACATTTGCAATGAATGGTCATGACCAACTGTGGCTTATCTCATGGAACATATCCATTGCCACTAAAGTGACTCATTTGCCAGAACTGGTTCCTCCAAATACTTGTCAGCAAATGGGATGTCCAAGAGATTCTCCTCTGATTCCCCTGTAGATCTGAACCCCACATTACCAAGTCCTGATTCCAAAGGAATTTTGTCTTCCTTAAAGACAGGGAGCATCCCATGATTTTTGTCCCACAGATCCTCAGAGGGGAAGCAATGAGATGAAAAGTGAGAAGTGATCGGCTTTTCTGATTCTGATGCTCCTCATATAGTCCTCCACCACAACTCCCCATGGGGACCTGATAGCAGAGGGGAATCAGAAGATATTCCTAGGGATCAGGAGGTGTAAACAAAGAGGCCTGCGGGAAGCCCGGACATGTctttaaagcttttaagttttaaccttatgtttgttttatttctagaattGTGATGGACTTTTCTGTTCAGTTTCACATGCGTGTTTACTCTGATATAAAAGTGATGTATTCTTTCTCATTATTCGAGTAAAATTTAGGCACTGGAAAATGTGCCATGTTAATCCAGTGGTGTTGAGTACTCACTGCAGGTCCCTGTGCCCCCCGGGGGTACGCATAGCCCCATATAATAAGAAGGATAATTTTTTCTTAGGAAGCAGGAACACGGGAAGAGGGTAGTTCTCACATCTACTAAGCCTGTCCTAAGGACAAGTGGGAATTCAAAAGCCAGCTGGACCTATAATTACTGAGCCTCTGAAAGGAACTGAGGCATGCAGACCCTCCAACATGGTCAGCCTTTATACACATTCTGGCAGAGAGAAATACCATCCAAAGGCCTTTGGAGATTGAATGGTCAGTCTTGAAATAGTCAAAGCCTAGCTGTTTGAAACGAGGGAGCCAAACTTTCCCTAACTCCATTAATATTTCCCTCCATCCAAGTATGAAAAATGGGcccatttattatttatcatcTTCCTGTTTGGTATTTCACCTGCTGCCAACACAGCGAAGCCCAGCCAAGCTCCCCCCATGGCCAGCCCAGGGGCAGATGATCCCAGCAAAGCAGCAGCAGCACGCCCAGGGAACCAGATGGGTGACCTTTCCCTTTCCTGCTCTCCAGACTAGAGAACAGACAGTCACACTCTCTGAGTGGCCCGGGATCTTTGCTTCTATAAATCAAATGTACACCTTCAGACCGATGGTCTGTTTCTCAAAAACATTGCTCACACGTGCGCCAGACAGCATCTTTCACGCACTATGCCAGAGCAGCCAGTTTCTCTGTTATCTGAAATCCTTTATATCATGCCCCCTCCTTCCTTGCCGACCTCCACTCAAAATAACATGGCATGAGCTTTTTCTGttgcctttcctctcctcctgtgTAGCCCATGTGTTTgaaatatgtttaatatattgtcacatctcatattttaaatatcatgaaGATAGGCCAATTCTAGGATATTTTAAGTGCCCTCATTATGAAACATATGGCCAGAGGGATGGGGATagggagatggagaaagaaacaTGGCACATGTAATATTTTCCcaagagaagggggcagggaatATGACCTGCAAGATGTAAGAATCTATGTGCATCACTACTGAAATACCATCTGTTTCCATTCAAATTATCATCTTGAAATTAcaactttctttttcatatgccATAATGTATAGGATTCAAGGGCCCAAACACATCATAGTGTTTGCAACCAACCAATCCAGTGGCTGCCAAAGCTGTGGcagtttaagaaatagaaaagaaaaacaagagaatgttctagttgttgtgttttcatttttacttttctttaaaatagaggCATTGTCATTACAGAGACAGTGATAGAGATAGTCATTAACAACATTGTTCATTGCTCATGAATTgagtcatcattcattcattcatcattcatttatttcattcattcattcagcagctggttaatgtattttataaatcacACATGATGTGTGGAGATGGGGATACAGAGGTGAAAGTACCTTTGTCTTCAGTTAATCAGAGACAAAAGAAGATGATAAGATAGCCAGCAGACTTAAAATATGAATGATAAGGCCAACTGTAGGCATTTATGGAGATGTGACAGGAACACCACATTTGGGGGAAGAGGTGGTGACATGGCTCAGCGATAGGGAATTCTCCTTAAAGAAGGCTACTTTTaagctgatttaaaaattaggtaggatttggggcttcctaggtggcgcagtggttgagaatctgcctgccaatgcaggggacacgggtttgagcagggtttgagccctgctccaggaagatcccacatgctgcggagcaactaagcctgtgcaccgtgactattgagcctgcgctttagagcccatgagccacaactattgagcccatgtgctgcgactactgaagcccacgtgcctagaggctgtgctcacaacaagagaagccacggcaatgaggagcccgaacaccacagcgaagagtaacccccactcaccacaactaagaagaaagcccgcgcacagcaaaaaagacccaacacagccaataaaataaataaataaataaatttattcaaaaaaataggTAGGATTTATCTGTGCAAAGGGGATATTGACTTTCTCAAGGCTTTGGAATCAGGATATGCAAATATATAGAAGTGTCCTCAAGCCCTGGTTACGAAGAATTCATTCTGGCTGGAAGGTGGAGGAGCAGAGATGCAAGGGGGGCAGATAGAGAGGGTGTAACTCCTCAAGAGTCCAGCTCTATTGAAGACCAACAGGTATTTCAACAACGGACACCTGAATTCCTACTAGGAAGACAAGCTGTCTTTGGTTGGAACTGTATCTTGATGAACACAGTATAGAAATAGATTGCAAGGTCCTGTATGTCAGATGTGGCCAATCTCAGAGACATAAAGTTGTTTTAAGTAAGGCGTGAAGAATAAGTAAATGTGTCACCCTGACAAGTATGTGGAAGAGAAGAGAATAGAGAAGAAGGTGGAAGGGTCAGGGGTTGAAAGAATAGGGGACATCAGGGAGCTCAGCTCAATGCTCTGtcgtgacctagatgggtggcgGGATGggtgggaggtccaagagggaggggatatgtgtgtacatatagctgatttactttgttgtacagcaggaactaacacagtattgtaaagcaactgtactccagtttaaaaaaaaaaaaaaaaagaacaaagggcaAAGAGAGAACACCCCAAGcatcagagaaaacagaaaggactTTTGGAGAAAAATCCCATGTAACATGTAGCTGTTCTGCTTGCTTTTCCATGGTGAAGTATGTTCTCTCCATGGCCCCTACTCTTCCCCAAACTCTCCTTTCAGCTCCTTCATAAAGTCTTCTGCGATCTTGTATATTTGTACCGTGGATTCGATCTTCCTTTGGAAAAGATAGTACATGGATGGAGTTTCTTTATTGAAACAACACGGAGTACTGAAGGTACCGTAAGGAAGAAAGCAAACAGGATCCAAGACAAGCCttcaaggaattaaaaacaaatcatgaTGTGGACGCCTTTGCGCTTCCACAAAATGCATAAATGAGGTTTCAAGCCAATCTCGCTAGAGTTTTAAGTCTGAGGAAGCACCCTGGCTGACATCTAAGTTGTGTCAGCAAGGATTTAGCTGTAATAACCACAgttaagaataaatatatgagtTATTTTACTATAGTAAAAGTTAGAATTAATATCGTTTATTTTCTAAActatagtttgtttttaaaataaactatagtttactttttaaactatcttttaaaattagaaaaatagttaagaataaatatatgagtTATTTTACTATAAAACCCATAGTCAATTTCAGGAGATATTCACACATGTAGTGTGTGAACCAGGTAACAGTATGCATCCTTAGCAGGGCTACCTGACCATTTTCTCTCTGACACAATGAGAACTATTTGGAAAGTGTGAAATAAGGTATTGACACTTATAATTTGGGTAGCAATCATTACAAGCTAAAAAATAGCTGCCACCAGATGAAGGTTTCCCGTATTTCTGGACTACTTTTGACAATCCCCTCTTTCAACccacattttttctctctctctctcccactatACTCTAAGATATAGAAGAGTCTTGTGGGTATGTGTCCCTTGGAATCCTTAATGCTATTCTCTGTTTCCCCAAATGCTGGCCAAAATATCAATCATCTTGTATTTTTAGGGTTTTAAGAAAATCGTGGTTGAATTAGTAAGTGCATTATGAACTTCTGTGGATTGATAAATAgcaaattttccaaagaaattgcCCAAGATATATTTCTCAGTGGTACAAGTATTTTTAGCAGATTAAAAAGTCtgagtaatttctttttctttttctttttttttttgtttgcaggAAGGAGTCAGGAAATGGAACAAATTACCAGGACAGCATTCTAAGACCATCCCAAAGCAGCTAGGTTACAGGTTACAGGTAAATGCAAAAATCAGGTATCATCCCACTTAATCTACACATGAAAAAGGAGTCAAGGTTTATCCTATTTAGTacaagaatttttaattaaatatatagtgATTCATTTCTCAGAAAGTGATACCAGtaacttttagaagaaagaagTTTCCATTACACAAGGACTAGAAAATCTCAATGCAAGTGTGTGCCACTACGCTGCTCTGGGCTAGTGTACATTTCAGTTTAATATAGAACTGCATTCGGGCTTTTAGAAAGGCAGCAATAGttatattttggcttttattctagATGCTTAACATAGTTAAGGAGACAGTTCAAGCATATTAAGTGAAGGCAGTTCAAAATGTAATGATAATCAATACAGTCCCGTGCAGTCTACATACACTGTATAATAATGCTCACATGGAATGAAACCAGTGTTACTTAATtggtgttttacacacacacacacaactgaaagaaaaaaaaaaagtaattctaaaTGTACTATGGTAACAcagtaaaaatgcaaatataccaTAGAAGTAAAGTGATATGAACAGCACTACTTGATACCCAAAATGAAGGTGATTGGTTCTAACAGAAAGCTGAGCCTGTATCAGTCATCCTCATCACACAGCTTGTAAAAGCATCAGGTTTCCAGTAAAGAAACTCATCTATGAAGGTAAGTCTCTTCAACTGTAAAACCAGGATAAGGCTACAACTATCTTGAAGTCTGAACAAGACATCAGATCAAACAGTAAGATTTCCAGCCCGACTGTAAGACAGGAAGGTCCTCCTGCAGCATATGCTCCCTGGCTCCTAGGAAGCTCCATGTGCATAAGAGAAAGGTAAGTTGCAGAAGACGTAAACGGAAGAACTTCAGCGAAGTTTCCACAGTGCCGTGACTTCTAAACCTCAGGAATGGCATGGTCCATGAAGCTCTTCATGATGCTTGGGGCCAACCGTTTAATAATATGTTCAAAGATAAAAGCAGGCATGATTGTGATAGTAACTACATTCCCAGCTGTGGACAGTATGTCTGCGATTTGAGAGTCCTTCAGTCCAATGACATTCTGTCCGTTGACCTCACAGATGTTGTGTTCTGTGAGAAGACCGTTTCTAGCTGCAGAACTGTCTTTCACTATGGATgtgattttcccatttttaaagacaaagccAATGTGTCCAGTGCTGTCCTTATGCATGGTAATTGTCCGTTCAAAGGGCCTGTCACGGATGGTCATGGTAATCTTCTCTCCGAAAGCCTGTTTGAGCACCTTGTGTGCCCTGTCCGAGCTCCAGCCGGCACAGTTCTCCCCATTGATCTGCAGCACCTGGTCCCCGAATCGCAGACCCACCAATGAGGATGGAGAATTGGCCTGGACTAGCTGAACAAATACACCATTATCTATGGATTTAAGCCTGAGCCCAATCTTCCCATCTTGATCCTTACACAAAATGACCTCTCGAATCCCTTGCTTAATTTCTGCTCTGAGGATGCCAGCATCATTACCAGTTATAGGAGGCACCATATAGTTCATGCTGGAAGGTCTTGCTACCAACTGCCCCTGACTTGGTGCTCTGGGGACCACGGCCATATTTGcacatatttcttcttcatttaaacTCGGGCCCATGTACTCAGAGAGCTCCGGATACAGTTTAGGATAGAGATTTCCATCTTGAGAGATGGGAGCAGAAGCTTCAGATAAAATCGCTGGATTCTCAGGGTTTGCAGAAAAGGCCGCTTGTGCCTGAATCACCTTGTCTACCTTCAGGTCATCGAGAGATGGGTACAGAGACATTTTTGCAGGATTTTTCTAGGCCGCAGACACTCGctcgccgtcgccgccgccggtCACTCTGAGTAATTTCTAATACTTCTGTGTGAAGTGGCTACTAATATTCAAAAGTATGTGATCAGATCACTTGTAAAAGTGATATTTGATGAActcattagaatttttatttggcCAGGACTTATTTTTAGGCATTTCTCCATTCATTAGTTCATCTATTTCTCACCACACAGCTGAGGGGTGAACAgtatctttcctcttttctgagGAGATGCTGAGGTCTATGGATAATCAGCTCTGGGATGATTATCCCCAGGTCCTTTGATgcctccctagggcccgtgcAGCCCCTTGGGATTCAGAGTGTGATGTGAGTCCTGAGACCAAGCCCCACTGATTTACCTaccatgtgaccttaggcaagtcatttcCCTAATCGATATAGTCCTTCCCTACTTTCCCACCTCTGCATCCCACCTCTGGTGTATTTGGCACTACTTGTCCTCCATTTCAGGCAGCCTGGTTTGTAGGACCAATCTTTGCCCCATGCAGAAAGGAGTTAAAACAGTCTCATTTAATATCCAGCATTCCTTTTTGAGTTTACTCAGCCACTCATTTATGCAGACATATTTCTGAGTGCCTGCTatttgccaggcattgttctaggtgttGGGAGGTAGAACAGTAACCCAGACTAGAGTCCTGTGCTTGAGATGCACTCTGGTGCCTGGTAAAGAGTGTCTCCCCAAGTGACAGGCAGTGTAATATAGTGGGGACAACACATATGTCAGGTGTgattcctgggttcaaattctgtttCTGCCACCTAGTATTaggtggactggaggacacgtcgctttattttttctttcagttttattggagtataattgatctgcagtgttgtgttactttcactgtgcagcaaagtgaa from the Hippopotamus amphibius kiboko isolate mHipAmp2 chromosome 2, mHipAmp2.hap2, whole genome shotgun sequence genome contains:
- the LOC130845789 gene encoding syntenin-1-like encodes the protein MSLYPSLDDLKVDKVIQAQAAFSANPENPAILSEASAPISQDGNLYPKLYPELSEYMGPSLNEEEICANMAVVPRAPSQGQLVARPSSMNYMVPPITGNDAGILRAEIKQGIREVILCKDQDGKIGLRLKSIDNGVFVQLVQANSPSSLVGLRFGDQVLQINGENCAGWSSDRAHKVLKQAFGEKITMTIRDRPFERTITMHKDSTGHIGFVFKNGKITSIVKDSSAARNGLLTEHNICEVNGQNVIGLKDSQIADILSTAGNVVTITIMPAFIFEHIIKRLAPSIMKSFMDHAIPEV